The following coding sequences lie in one Streptomyces venezuelae genomic window:
- a CDS encoding ATP-dependent Clp protease proteolytic subunit, with translation MNNFPGRRLYGSAQAESGQAEFTGTGAESRYVIPRFVERTSQGVREYDPYAKLFEERVIFLGVQIDDASANDVMAQLLCLESMDPDRDISIYINSPGGSFTALTAIYDTMQFVKPDVQTVCMGQAASAAAVLLAAGTPGKRMALPNARVLIHQPYSETGRGQVSDLEIAANEILRMRSQLEEMLAKHSTTPIEKIRDDIERDKILTAEDALSYGLVDQIISTRKMNNSSVA, from the coding sequence ATGAACAACTTTCCCGGTCGCCGCCTCTACGGCAGTGCACAGGCCGAGAGCGGCCAGGCCGAGTTCACCGGCACCGGCGCCGAGTCGCGTTACGTGATCCCGCGCTTCGTGGAGCGCACCTCGCAGGGCGTGCGCGAGTACGACCCGTACGCGAAGCTCTTCGAGGAGCGCGTGATCTTCCTCGGCGTGCAGATCGACGACGCGTCCGCCAACGACGTCATGGCGCAGCTCCTGTGCCTGGAGTCGATGGACCCGGACCGCGACATCTCCATCTACATCAACAGCCCGGGTGGTTCCTTCACCGCCCTTACGGCCATCTACGACACGATGCAGTTCGTGAAGCCCGACGTGCAGACCGTCTGCATGGGCCAGGCCGCCTCGGCCGCCGCCGTGCTCCTCGCGGCGGGCACGCCCGGCAAGCGCATGGCGCTGCCGAACGCGCGCGTCCTGATCCACCAGCCCTACAGCGAGACCGGCCGCGGCCAGGTCTCCGACCTGGAGATCGCCGCCAACGAAATCCTCCGGATGCGTTCGCAGCTGGAGGAGATGCTGGCCAAGCACTCCACGACGCCGATCGAGAAGATCCGCGACGACATCGAGCGCGACAAGATCCTCACGGCCGAGGACGCGCTCTCGTACGGCCTGGTCGACCAGATCATCTCCACCCGGAAGATGAACAATTCCTCGGTCGCCTGA
- a CDS encoding HD domain-containing protein produces MTPAGHRPEPLSLPEVEALAREAHADQEDKAGRPYAEHLQAVAEGVRRRGGDDEQIAAAWLHDAVEDDALSERWLTEAPLTRRTKDIVLALTKRAGEPPEAYARRILATPGARLVKEADLAHNADPARLAVLDATTRARLTAKYATMRALLGLGETPVP; encoded by the coding sequence ATGACGCCCGCAGGCCACCGCCCCGAACCGCTGTCCCTGCCGGAGGTGGAGGCCCTCGCCCGCGAGGCCCACGCCGACCAGGAGGACAAGGCGGGCCGCCCCTACGCCGAACACCTGCAGGCCGTGGCCGAGGGGGTACGGCGGCGGGGCGGCGACGACGAGCAGATCGCGGCCGCCTGGCTGCACGACGCCGTCGAGGACGACGCCCTGTCGGAGCGGTGGCTCACGGAGGCCCCGCTCACCAGGCGGACCAAGGACATCGTCCTCGCCCTCACCAAACGCGCGGGCGAGCCCCCGGAGGCGTACGCGCGACGCATCCTCGCCACCCCGGGCGCCCGCCTCGTGAAGGAGGCGGACCTGGCGCACAACGCGGACCCGGCCCGCCTCGCGGTCCTCGACGCGACGACAAGGGCGCGCCTGACGGCGAAGTACGCCACCATGCGCGCCCTGCTGGGACTCGGGGAGACCCCGGTTCCGTAG
- a CDS encoding acyltransferase family protein, protein MTNSVHPHGRHRAPLPPAQVPAAGVPTPRAPHPPPQAAPTAPPTPAGRSTAHGGPKPAKQRDAFFDNAKYLAIVLVAMAHAWEPLTDHSRTAEALYMTVYTFHMPAFIVISGYFSRSFDMRADRLKRLVTGVAVPYVLFEIAYTLFKRWADDDPGQPISLLDPWYLTWFLVALFVWRLTVPLWKIVRWPVPLALAIATLAVISPDIGDDLDLQRVLQFLPFFVLGLFMKPEYFQLVRRREVRLLSIPVFASALLLAYWAAPRMTSAWFYRRDSAQELGAPWWAGVVMTLALFGCSVVLTACFFAWVPRRKMWFTVLGAGTLYGYLLHGFLAKGSRFWGWFDTYDWLHQPLGEIFVSVVAASVVTALCTPPVQRMFRFAMEPKMEWAFKRDAAQLARERAKST, encoded by the coding sequence GTGACCAACTCGGTGCACCCGCACGGACGCCACCGGGCGCCCCTCCCACCGGCCCAGGTGCCGGCGGCCGGAGTCCCCACTCCCCGCGCCCCCCACCCGCCCCCGCAGGCCGCCCCCACCGCTCCCCCCACCCCGGCAGGCCGCAGCACCGCCCACGGCGGGCCGAAGCCCGCCAAACAGCGCGACGCGTTCTTCGACAACGCCAAGTACCTGGCGATCGTCCTCGTGGCGATGGCCCACGCATGGGAACCGCTGACCGATCACAGCCGTACGGCCGAAGCGCTGTACATGACCGTCTACACCTTCCACATGCCGGCGTTCATCGTGATCTCCGGCTACTTCTCGCGCAGTTTCGACATGCGGGCCGACCGTCTCAAGCGGCTCGTGACCGGTGTCGCCGTGCCGTACGTCCTCTTCGAGATCGCGTACACGCTCTTCAAGCGCTGGGCGGACGACGACCCCGGCCAGCCCATCAGCCTGCTCGACCCCTGGTACCTCACCTGGTTCCTGGTCGCGCTCTTCGTGTGGCGGCTCACCGTGCCGCTGTGGAAGATCGTCCGCTGGCCGGTGCCGCTCGCACTGGCCATCGCCACGCTCGCCGTGATCTCACCCGACATCGGCGACGACCTCGACCTGCAGCGCGTCCTGCAGTTCCTGCCGTTCTTCGTCCTCGGCCTCTTCATGAAGCCCGAGTACTTCCAGCTGGTGCGCCGCCGCGAGGTGCGCCTCCTGTCGATCCCGGTCTTCGCGAGCGCGCTGCTCCTGGCGTACTGGGCGGCTCCCCGGATGACCTCGGCCTGGTTCTACCGCCGGGACAGCGCCCAGGAACTGGGTGCGCCGTGGTGGGCCGGTGTCGTGATGACGCTGGCGCTCTTCGGCTGCTCCGTCGTCCTCACCGCGTGCTTCTTCGCGTGGGTGCCGCGCCGGAAGATGTGGTTCACGGTCCTCGGCGCCGGCACGCTGTACGGCTACCTGCTGCACGGCTTCCTCGCCAAGGGCTCCCGCTTCTGGGGCTGGTTCGACACCTACGACTGGCTGCACCAGCCGCTCGGCGAGATCTTCGTGTCGGTGGTCGCCGCGAGCGTGGTCACGGCGCTCTGCACGCCACCGGTGCAACGGATGTTCCGGTTCGCGATGGAGCCCAAGATGGAGTGGGCGTTCAAGCGGGACGCGGCGCAACTCGCCCGTGAGCGGGCCAAGTCGACGTAA
- a CDS encoding ATP-dependent Clp protease proteolytic subunit, which yields MPSAAGDPSIGGGLGDQVYNRLLGERIIFLGQPVDDDIANKITAQLLLLASDPDKDIYLYINSPGGSITAGMAIYDTMQYIKNDVVTIAMGMAASMGQFLLSAGTPGKRFALPNAEILIHQPSAGLAGSASDIKIHAERLLLTKKKMAELTAFHTGQTVEQVTRDSDRDRWFDPQEAKEYGLIDDIMSSAAGMPGGGGTGA from the coding sequence ATGCCCTCCGCCGCCGGCGACCCCTCCATCGGTGGTGGCCTCGGCGACCAGGTCTACAACCGGCTGCTCGGCGAGCGGATCATCTTCCTCGGCCAGCCGGTCGACGACGACATTGCCAACAAGATCACCGCACAGCTGCTGCTCCTTGCCTCCGATCCGGACAAGGACATCTACCTCTACATCAACAGCCCCGGCGGCTCGATCACGGCCGGCATGGCGATCTACGACACCATGCAGTACATCAAGAACGACGTGGTGACGATCGCGATGGGCATGGCCGCCTCCATGGGCCAGTTCCTGCTCAGCGCGGGCACGCCCGGCAAGCGCTTCGCGCTGCCGAACGCCGAGATCCTGATCCACCAGCCGTCCGCGGGCCTCGCGGGCTCCGCGTCGGACATCAAGATCCACGCCGAGCGGCTGCTGCTGACCAAGAAGAAGATGGCCGAGCTCACGGCGTTCCACACCGGCCAGACCGTCGAGCAGGTCACGCGCGACTCGGACCGCGACCGCTGGTTCGACCCGCAGGAGGCCAAGGAGTACGGCCTCATCGACGACATCATGTCCAGCGCCGCAGGCATGCCGGGCGGGGGCGGCACCGGAGCCTGA
- a CDS encoding FtsX-like permease family protein — MAYVPNGLARAAVRFKPAAFAGTFVALMMASLIVAACGILLETGLRASVPTERYAGAPVVAASNQSVHFVAGSGDSKSESDVPLPDQARVDHSLVAKAGAVPGARTAVPDVTFPVKSGDKDVTAHGWGSTAFTGEKLTAGRAPHPGEVVLAAPGASVGDRTTLTTADGPRTFRVSGTVGAKGTAPTAWFADSEAVRISGHPGRVDAIAVLPEAGVTADALKSRVAHALGDKAEVHTGDDRSEAEGSALSYAKEMLTALGGSFGGIAALTAVFTAAGTVALSVGQRAREYALLRAIGTTPRQIRRTIATETLLVAPAAAAVGLLPGIALANWWFGQLKEKGAIPEAVDLTVSFIPLVSAVGVAVLTALGAGYMAARRPSRIKPGQALSEAAVERVALGWIRTPLGIAAAVGGTVFAGFAASNTGDDAANAALGVVMLFMLAVALLGPLVARGCAALFGLPLRGAGASASLAAANSRSNARRLASAITPIVLAMAFSSVLVFMHTSEERVAADQQRAGITADHIITADGGLAPGTLAKAADAKGVTSAVGVLKSSVLVPVGSGGDRYLQTASTQGITGTAAALAEVQDLDVETGTLKLGKGQIAVDATLADSAHVKTGDRLALRLPDGTKASPTVVATYGRGLGLSQVTMSAADLKQHVTSAFASEVWTSGGSAQALSGLGVLKDRDGYATARSMDNELNAWANTTMAAVLGGFAAVAAINTLVMTVLDRRRELGTLRLIGSTRRQVLRMIRWEALLVASAGIVIGSAIAFATLIPMMKGLTGESPYVPPLVYGSFVGAVLVMGLASATIPARAALRSAA, encoded by the coding sequence ATGGCATACGTCCCCAACGGCCTCGCCCGCGCGGCGGTCCGCTTCAAACCCGCCGCCTTCGCCGGCACGTTCGTCGCCCTGATGATGGCCTCGCTGATCGTGGCCGCCTGCGGCATCCTCCTGGAGACGGGGCTGCGCGCCTCCGTCCCGACCGAGCGGTACGCGGGCGCCCCCGTCGTCGCCGCCTCGAACCAGTCCGTCCACTTCGTCGCCGGCAGCGGCGACAGCAAGTCCGAGTCCGACGTGCCCCTGCCCGACCAGGCCCGCGTCGACCACTCCCTCGTCGCCAAGGCCGGTGCCGTGCCCGGCGCCCGCACCGCCGTCCCCGACGTCACCTTCCCCGTCAAGTCCGGCGACAAGGACGTCACCGCCCACGGCTGGGGCTCCACCGCCTTCACCGGCGAGAAGCTCACCGCGGGCCGCGCCCCGCACCCCGGCGAGGTCGTCCTCGCCGCACCCGGCGCCTCCGTCGGCGACCGCACCACCCTCACCACCGCCGACGGACCGCGCACCTTCCGCGTGTCCGGCACCGTGGGCGCCAAGGGGACCGCCCCCACCGCCTGGTTCGCCGACTCCGAGGCCGTCCGCATCTCCGGCCACCCCGGACGCGTCGACGCCATCGCCGTCCTGCCCGAGGCGGGCGTCACGGCCGACGCCCTCAAGTCCCGGGTCGCACACGCCCTCGGCGACAAGGCCGAGGTCCACACCGGCGACGACCGCAGCGAGGCCGAGGGCTCCGCGCTCTCCTACGCCAAGGAAATGCTCACCGCCCTCGGCGGCTCCTTCGGCGGCATCGCCGCCCTCACCGCCGTCTTCACCGCCGCGGGCACCGTCGCCCTCTCCGTCGGCCAGCGCGCCCGCGAGTACGCCCTGCTGCGCGCCATCGGCACCACCCCCCGCCAGATCCGCCGCACCATCGCCACCGAGACCCTGCTCGTCGCCCCCGCCGCCGCGGCCGTCGGCCTGCTGCCCGGCATCGCCCTGGCCAACTGGTGGTTCGGACAGCTGAAGGAGAAGGGCGCGATCCCCGAGGCCGTCGACCTGACCGTCTCCTTCATCCCGCTCGTCAGCGCCGTCGGCGTCGCCGTCCTCACCGCGCTCGGCGCCGGCTACATGGCCGCCCGCCGCCCCTCCCGCATCAAGCCGGGCCAGGCGCTCAGCGAAGCCGCCGTGGAACGGGTGGCGCTCGGCTGGATCCGTACGCCGCTGGGCATCGCCGCCGCCGTCGGCGGCACGGTCTTCGCCGGATTCGCCGCCAGTAACACCGGCGACGACGCGGCGAACGCGGCCCTCGGCGTCGTCATGCTCTTCATGCTCGCCGTCGCCCTGCTCGGCCCGCTGGTGGCCCGCGGCTGCGCCGCCCTGTTCGGCCTCCCGCTGCGCGGCGCCGGCGCGTCCGCCTCGCTCGCGGCCGCCAACTCCCGCTCCAACGCCCGCCGTCTGGCCTCCGCGATCACCCCGATCGTGCTCGCCATGGCCTTCTCCTCGGTCCTCGTCTTCATGCACACCAGCGAGGAGCGGGTCGCCGCCGACCAGCAGCGCGCGGGCATCACCGCCGACCACATCATCACCGCCGACGGCGGGCTCGCCCCGGGAACCCTGGCGAAGGCCGCCGACGCGAAGGGCGTCACCTCCGCCGTCGGCGTGCTCAAGTCCTCCGTACTCGTGCCGGTGGGCTCGGGCGGCGACCGCTATCTGCAGACCGCGTCGACGCAAGGCATCACCGGCACGGCCGCCGCGCTCGCCGAGGTCCAGGACCTCGACGTCGAGACGGGCACCCTGAAGCTCGGCAAGGGCCAGATCGCCGTCGACGCCACCCTCGCCGACTCCGCCCACGTGAAGACCGGCGACCGCCTCGCCCTCCGCCTGCCCGACGGCACCAAGGCCTCGCCGACCGTCGTCGCCACGTACGGCAGGGGCCTCGGCCTCTCCCAGGTGACCATGTCCGCCGCCGACCTGAAGCAGCACGTCACCTCGGCCTTCGCGAGCGAGGTCTGGACCAGCGGCGGCTCCGCGCAGGCGCTCTCCGGACTCGGCGTCCTCAAGGACCGCGACGGCTACGCCACCGCACGCTCCATGGACAACGAGCTCAACGCCTGGGCCAACACCACGATGGCGGCCGTACTCGGCGGCTTCGCGGCCGTCGCCGCGATCAACACCCTGGTCATGACGGTCCTGGACCGCCGCCGCGAACTCGGCACGCTGCGCCTGATCGGCTCCACGCGCCGCCAGGTCCTCCGGATGATCCGCTGGGAGGCGCTGCTCGTGGCGTCCGCGGGCATCGTCATCGGCTCGGCCATCGCGTTCGCCACCCTCATCCCGATGATGAAGGGCCTGACCGGCGAGTCCCCGTACGTCCCGCCGCTCGTGTACGGCTCCTTCGTGGGCGCGGTCCTGGTCATGGGCCTGGCCTCGGCGACGATCCCGGCGAGGGCGGCGCTAAGGTCGGCCGCATGA
- a CDS encoding ABC transporter ATP-binding protein, protein MGLRRKKNRVVEEDVRVLGGAIGDRAVLGGTPGDWAVELRGVRRQYGRGSGAVHALAGIDLALPRGSFTAVMGPSGSGKSTFLQCAAGLDRPSSGTVHLGGTEITGMSENKLTALRRTRLGFVFQAFNLLPSLTVEQNVVLPMRLAGHRPDHRKATAMLTRVGLGDKGRRRPGQLSGGQQQRVAIARALVTEPDVIFADEPTGALDTTTASEILGLLRSAVDGLGATVVMVTHDPAAAAHADRVLFLAGGSIVDRLERASAAQIAARMTTLTAPAYAGVAA, encoded by the coding sequence ATGGGGCTGCGGCGGAAGAAGAACCGAGTCGTCGAGGAGGACGTCCGCGTCCTCGGCGGGGCGATCGGCGACCGGGCCGTCCTCGGCGGGACACCCGGCGACTGGGCCGTCGAACTGCGCGGCGTCCGCCGTCAGTACGGCCGCGGCTCCGGCGCCGTGCACGCCCTCGCCGGCATCGACCTCGCCCTGCCCCGCGGCAGCTTCACCGCCGTCATGGGCCCCTCCGGCTCCGGCAAGTCGACGTTCCTGCAGTGCGCCGCGGGCCTCGACCGGCCGAGCAGCGGCACCGTCCACCTCGGCGGCACCGAGATCACCGGCATGAGCGAGAACAAGCTCACCGCCCTGCGCCGCACCCGCCTCGGCTTCGTCTTCCAGGCCTTCAACCTGCTGCCTTCGCTGACCGTCGAGCAGAACGTCGTCCTGCCGATGCGCCTCGCGGGCCACCGCCCCGACCACCGCAAGGCCACCGCGATGCTCACCCGCGTCGGCCTCGGCGACAAGGGCCGCCGCCGCCCCGGCCAGCTCTCCGGCGGCCAGCAGCAGCGCGTCGCCATCGCCCGCGCCCTGGTCACCGAACCCGACGTGATCTTCGCCGACGAGCCGACCGGCGCCCTCGACACCACCACCGCGAGCGAGATCCTCGGCCTGCTGCGCTCCGCGGTCGACGGCCTCGGCGCCACCGTCGTCATGGTTACCCACGACCCTGCGGCCGCCGCCCACGCCGACCGCGTTCTCTTCCTCGCCGGCGGCTCCATCGTCGACCGTCTCGAACGCGCCTCCGCCGCACAGATCGCGGCCCGCATGACCACCCTGACCGCGCCCGCCTACGCGGGGGTGGCCGCGTAA
- the tig gene encoding trigger factor, whose protein sequence is MKSAVETLNPTRVRLTVEVPFEELKDSLDAAYKKINQQVTVKGFRKGKIPARVIDQRFGRGAVLEEAVNDALPKFYTEAVNEAELNVLGQPEVDITELKDNETLNFTAEVDVRPSIEIPDYSGIEVEVDAIEVSDEDVDKAVEELRERFASTSPVERAAEDGDVVTIDLEAKVEGEVLEDGVASGVSYTIGSGELLEGIDDAVKGLEAGGEATFTSELKGGSAAGKEAEVTVKVTQVAARELPSLDDDFAQLASEFDTLDELKADSRKRLENMKQYDQATQAQERVLEKLLELVEVPVPEKLLADEIQTRTHNLEHHQLGQMGLDLDKYLEIQGKSREEFDAETKEQAEKGIKTQFVLDELVNKEKLNVNQEELTEHLMRRAQSSGMSPDQFAQAVVEGGQVPMLVGEVARGKALAVVVEAATVKDTNGEVVDLEDDEDETAAAEGEQTSDAAEEKTEA, encoded by the coding sequence GTGAAGAGCGCCGTGGAGACCCTGAACCCGACTCGGGTTCGGCTCACTGTTGAGGTGCCCTTCGAGGAGCTCAAGGACAGCCTCGACGCGGCCTACAAGAAGATCAACCAGCAGGTCACGGTGAAGGGCTTCCGCAAGGGCAAGATCCCGGCCCGCGTCATCGACCAGCGGTTCGGCCGTGGCGCCGTCCTCGAAGAGGCCGTCAACGACGCGCTCCCGAAGTTCTACACCGAGGCCGTCAACGAGGCCGAGCTCAACGTCCTGGGCCAGCCCGAGGTGGACATCACCGAGCTGAAGGACAACGAGACCCTCAACTTCACCGCCGAGGTCGACGTCCGTCCCTCCATCGAGATCCCGGACTACTCCGGCATCGAGGTCGAGGTCGACGCGATCGAGGTCAGCGACGAGGACGTCGACAAGGCCGTCGAGGAGCTGCGCGAGCGCTTCGCCTCCACGTCCCCGGTCGAGCGTGCCGCCGAGGACGGCGACGTCGTGACGATCGACCTCGAGGCCAAGGTCGAGGGCGAGGTCCTGGAGGACGGCGTCGCGTCCGGCGTCTCCTACACGATCGGCTCCGGCGAGCTCCTCGAGGGCATCGACGACGCCGTGAAGGGCCTGGAGGCCGGTGGCGAGGCCACCTTCACCTCCGAGCTCAAGGGCGGCTCGGCGGCCGGCAAGGAGGCCGAGGTCACCGTCAAGGTCACCCAGGTCGCCGCCCGCGAACTGCCGTCCCTGGACGACGACTTCGCGCAGCTCGCCTCCGAGTTCGACACCCTCGACGAGCTGAAGGCCGACAGCCGCAAGCGCCTCGAGAACATGAAGCAGTACGACCAGGCGACGCAGGCCCAGGAGCGCGTCCTGGAGAAGCTGCTCGAGCTGGTCGAGGTCCCCGTCCCCGAGAAGCTCCTCGCGGACGAGATCCAGACCCGCACGCACAACCTCGAGCACCACCAGCTCGGCCAGATGGGCCTCGACCTGGACAAGTACCTGGAGATCCAGGGCAAGTCCCGCGAGGAGTTCGACGCCGAGACCAAGGAGCAGGCCGAGAAGGGCATCAAGACGCAGTTCGTCCTCGACGAGCTCGTCAACAAGGAGAAGCTGAACGTGAACCAGGAGGAGCTCACCGAGCACCTCATGCGTCGCGCGCAGTCCTCCGGCATGTCCCCCGACCAGTTCGCCCAGGCCGTCGTCGAGGGCGGCCAGGTCCCGATGCTCGTCGGCGAGGTCGCCCGCGGCAAGGCCCTCGCGGTCGTCGTCGAGGCGGCGACGGTCAAGGACACGAACGGTGAGGTCGTGGACCTCGAGGACGACGAGGACGAGACGGCTGCCGCCGAGGGCGAGCAGACCTCCGACGCCGCCGAGGAGAAGACCGAGGCCTGA